The Bradysia coprophila strain Holo2 chromosome II, BU_Bcop_v1, whole genome shotgun sequence genome has a segment encoding these proteins:
- the LOC119070483 gene encoding vanin-like protein 1 has protein sequence MLLLADFIFLLLINSSMTSTPESPSYDAGVVEFNYGNNRNVEPIALLESNLNQYLEIMTDAPANLDIIVFPEMTLNQLETAVEIPEVEQRVSPCDSDTFPTENVLKQISCAAKTFKRYVVVNMVTRAKCPDADMIAQMDPRKCADREDGFSYYNTNVVFDRSGTVISRYRKFNLFGERVDKPFKPSLAYFDTDFGVRFGHFICFDLQFRSPALELVREHNITDIVFSSMWYSELPFLTAVQLQKYWAYSTNVNLLAAGSNNPLVASTGSGIYAGRKGSLISVMEGANTSKLYTATVPKRGLGDYIEVNERIVRYSKNEMASLDLWRDQLEPYSISFLEDNVQMDANSTHSLERCNGDLCCTFLYSIETITAFVPHYRYAFAVYHGKRTFSGLADGGIVVCAVIACQSDDVATCGTRNETLEFAHHFHKLEIFGTFPSGDQYNYMPNTLDSSIMPLGVNEMFFEQTVGSAETNIKISFHNSSRQDLYTFGIYGRDFSLDVGSTAYVIRIHWVFIVGFVTLLLG, from the exons ATGCTTCTTCTCGCGGATTTCATTTTCTTGCTATTAATAAACTCGTCTATG aCATCAACACCTGAATCACCAAGCTACGATGCCGGTGTTGTGGAATTTAATTACGGTAACAATCGAAATGTTGAGCCGATAGCTTTGTTAGAGTCTAATCTGAATCAATACTTGGAAATCATGACCGACGCACCAGCCAATCTTGATATAATCGTTTTCCCCGAAATGACTTTAAATCAATTGGAGACGGCTGTTGAGATACCAGAGGTTGAGCAACGAGTTTCACCGTGTGATAGCGACACTTTCccaactgaaaatgttttgaaacaaatttcgtGTGCTGCTAAGACGTTTAAACGTTATGTTGTCGTCAATATGGTGACCAGAGCGAAGTGTCCTGATGCCGACATGATCGCACAAATGGATCCGAGGAAATGTGCGGATCGGGAGGATGGATTCAGTTATTACAATACAAATGTCGTGTTCGATCGAAGCGGAACAGTCATATCGCGGTATCGAAAGTTTAATTTGTTCGGGGAGAGAGTGGATAAGCCGTTCAAACCATCACTTGCCTATTTCGATACCGATTTTGGCGTTAGATTCGgacattttatttgctttgACTTGCAGTTCCGTTCTCCAGCCCTAGAACTGGTCAGAGAGCACAACATCACCGACATAGTGTTCTCATCGATGTGGTATTCGGAGCTTCCATTCCTGACGGCCGTTCAACTTCAGAAATATTGGGCTTATTCAACCAATGTTAATCTATTGGCGGCTGGATCAAATAATCCACTCGTCGCATCAACCGGATCAGGAATCTATGCGGGACGAAAGGGATCACTGATTTCTGTTATGGAAGGAGCGAATACATCAAAGTTGTACACAGCAACCGTTCCGAAACGAGGCCTCGGCGACTATATTGAAGTCAACGAACGAATAGTCAGATATTCTAAGAATGAAATGGCATCGTTGGATCTGTGGCGGGATCAGCTCGAACCGTATTCAATTTCTTTCC TTGAGGATAATGTGCAAATGGATGCAAATTCAACGCACTCATTGGAACGGTGTAATGGAGACCTTTGTTGCACATTTCTTTACAGCATTGAAACAATTACCGCATTTGTGCCACATTATAGATACGCTTTTGCGGTTTATCATGGTAAGAGAACATTTAGCGGTTTGGCCGATGGCGGTATTGTAGTATGTGCAGTTATTGCGTGCCAATCCGATGATGTAGCAACATGTGGCACCAGAAACGAAACTCTTGAGTTCGCACATCATTTCCATAAATTGGAGATTTTCGGTACGTTTCCTTCTGGCGATCAGTACAACTACATGCCAAACACGTTGGACTCATCAATTATGCCTCTGGGAgtgaacgaaatgtttttcgaaCAAACAGT cgGTTCCGCAGAgacaaacattaaaataagTTTTCACAATAGTTCAAGACAGGACCTTTACACGTTTGGAATTTACGGACGAGACTTTAGTTTGGATGTTGGATCAACTGCATATGTTATACGAATACACTGGGTGTTCATTGTTGGATTTGTTACGTTGTTGTTAGGATAG